The following is a genomic window from Nocardioides thalensis.
AGCTCGAGCGGGAGCCAGATGTTCTGCTCGGCGGTGAGCATCGGCAGCAGGTTGAACGCCTGGAAGACGAAGCCCACGTGGTCGCGCCGGAAGCGGGTCAGGTCGTCGTCGCTCAGGGCCTCCAGGCGGGTGCCGGCCACGGTGACCTCGCCGGCGGTGGGCTGGTCGAGCCCGGCGAGGCAGTGCATGAGGGTCGACTTGCCGGAGCCGGACGGCCCCATGATCGCGGTGAACCGGCCGGGGGCGAGGTCGAGGTCGACGCCGCGCAGGGCGTGCACCTCGACGCCGCCGCGGCCGTAAGTCTTGGCGAGCCCGCGGGCGCTGGCCGCGGTCGTGGTGGAGGCATTCGTGTCGGTGAGGGTCATGCCGACGAGCCTCGTCGCCGGCGGCGTCGGAGTCGTCGGGCCGCAGTTTGATCCCGCCGTACGACGAGGGTCTGACTCAGGAGGGCCGGACCAGCCCGGTCTCGTAGGCGAGGACCACCAGCTGCACGCGGTCGCGCGAGCCGGTCTTGGCGAGCAGCCGGCCGACGTGCGTCTTGACCGTCGCCTCGGAGACGGTGAAGGCCTCGGCGATCTCGGTGTTGGACAGGCCGCGGCCGACGAGCACCAGCACCTCGTGCTCGCGCTCGGTCAGGGAGTCGAGCCGCCGGTCGGGAGGAGGGGCGGCGGGATCGGGCAGCGCTGCTGCGAAGTGCTCGAGCAGGCGTCGCGTGGTGCTCGGCGCCACGACGGAGTCGCCCGCGTGCACGGCGCGGACCGCGCCGAGCAGAGTCTCCGGGTTCGCGTCCTTGAGCAGGAACGCGGCCGCGCCAGCCTTGATGGCGGCGAACGCGTACTCGTCGAGGTCGAACGTCGTCAGCAC
Proteins encoded in this region:
- a CDS encoding response regulator produces the protein MSEPIRVFLVDDQELVRAGFRMLIDSQPDLEVVGEAGDGREAVERLAATRCDVVLMDVRMPRMDGVEATRLLAARGDGPQVIVLTTFDLDEYAFAAIKAGAAAFLLKDANPETLLGAVRAVHAGDSVVAPSTTRRLLEHFAAALPDPAAPPPDRRLDSLTEREHEVLVLVGRGLSNTEIAEAFTVSEATVKTHVGRLLAKTGSRDRVQLVVLAYETGLVRPS